The Zestosphaera sp. genome includes a window with the following:
- a CDS encoding DUF2286 domain-containing protein — MKVKTVVAKIVEGDVENLEVREATGVGDVVKDVVVELLKTWDPERHDLIITRHEASELSELKERIPVYVLSPSSEWREEELVEKEIIAVFPYVSDELTNEILRTLAEYSKFKE; from the coding sequence TTGAAAGTAAAAACAGTGGTCGCCAAGATAGTTGAGGGGGATGTGGAGAACCTGGAGGTCAGGGAAGCCACGGGTGTAGGCGATGTTGTCAAGGACGTGGTTGTAGAGCTACTTAAGACCTGGGATCCTGAAAGGCATGACCTAATAATAACCAGGCATGAGGCAAGCGAGTTAAGCGAGTTGAAGGAGAGGATTCCGGTCTACGTCCTGAGCCCCTCAAGCGAGTGGAGGGAGGAGGAGCTCGTGGAGAAGGAGATAATAGCGGTGTTTCCATACGTGAGCGATGAACTGACGAACGAGATCCTGAGAACCCTGGCAGAGTACAGCAAGTTCAAGGAATGA
- a CDS encoding transcriptional regulator: MGRDQLIGSLLLVASALVIVIYGWLVFATEYALLILKLTGFVAVAGVFAILAWIGYTLATTPPPKPIEEIEKEIEAELKKLEGESKEAGLTTTEGAEGKS, translated from the coding sequence GTGGGTAGGGATCAACTCATAGGTTCATTACTCCTTGTGGCCTCTGCTTTGGTTATAGTGATTTATGGTTGGCTGGTATTCGCCACCGAGTACGCTTTACTCATACTCAAGCTGACAGGGTTTGTGGCTGTGGCGGGGGTATTCGCAATCCTTGCGTGGATAGGCTACACGTTAGCGACTACACCGCCGCCAAAACCCATAGAGGAGATTGAAAAGGAGATCGAGGCAGAATTAAAGAAGCTTGAGGGCGAGTCCAAGGAGGCTGGGCTCACCACCACCGAGGGAGCTGAGGGTAAGTCCTGA
- the psmB gene encoding archaeal proteasome endopeptidase complex subunit beta, with protein sequence MAYERVGTGATAVGIKTEEGVVLAAEKRVAYGGFVMSRGGRKVFAVKERFGLAFAGLFSDIQTLSRTMNVLIHSYELENNRPISVHSAARLLSVILYQNKWLPFISEVIFGGVDESGTHLYVMDMLGSLIEDVYAAIGSGAPIAIGIVESRYREGLKIEEAAQVAVEAVSAAIKRDALSGDGVDVVIITPKGVSEKTITLTA encoded by the coding sequence ATGGCGTACGAGAGAGTGGGGACCGGAGCCACTGCAGTCGGCATCAAGACTGAGGAGGGGGTAGTCCTGGCCGCTGAGAAGAGGGTTGCTTATGGAGGGTTCGTCATGAGCAGGGGCGGGAGGAAGGTCTTCGCCGTTAAGGAAAGGTTCGGACTCGCCTTCGCAGGGCTTTTCTCAGACATACAGACCCTCAGCAGGACTATGAACGTCCTTATACACTCCTACGAGCTAGAGAACAACAGACCCATCAGCGTTCACTCGGCCGCGAGGCTGCTCTCGGTAATCCTCTACCAGAATAAGTGGTTGCCCTTCATATCCGAAGTGATTTTCGGAGGGGTTGATGAATCGGGCACACACCTCTACGTGATGGATATGCTGGGCTCTCTGATAGAGGATGTCTACGCGGCCATAGGCTCCGGAGCCCCGATAGCCATAGGGATAGTGGAGTCCAGGTATAGAGAGGGGTTGAAAATTGAGGAGGCTGCTCAGGTGGCGGTTGAGGCGGTCTCAGCAGCCATAAAGAGGGACGCTCTATCAGGAGACGGGGTTGATGTAGTCATCATAACCCCCAAGGGAGTGAGTGAGAAGACCATCACCCTAACCGCTTGA
- a CDS encoding RNA repair domain-containing protein codes for MAIKRLENYELIKKIIHTTPPEELGEYVMVVVDRKVGSGLKEVRMSDVVKLMKDRVVFADAVIPLHRVVEIRRSGEVLWRRSV; via the coding sequence TTGGCGATTAAGAGGCTTGAGAACTACGAACTGATTAAGAAGATCATCCACACAACCCCTCCTGAGGAGCTAGGTGAGTACGTTATGGTGGTTGTGGACAGGAAGGTCGGAAGCGGTCTGAAGGAGGTCAGGATGAGCGATGTTGTGAAGCTTATGAAGGATAGGGTAGTCTTCGCCGACGCTGTCATACCGCTCCACAGGGTGGTGGAGATTAGGAGATCTGGTGAGGTGCTGTGGAGGAGGAGTGTTTGA
- the glnA gene encoding type I glutamate--ammonia ligase → MGFSGLEGLKWVELHFTDLAGSLRHIIVSAKSLSEVPINEAFSKLDGSSVRGFTGIEESDLILRPDIKTLTKLPWGEGLGRAICGVYCGEARFPKDPRYVAERLDREFEALNIKPFVSVELEFFIFDKVAVEVNPWRQTYEIHSSEAPWANSPFMNRPKDGYYSTYPKDRFAALKTELGEVLLNNFGIEVEAIHHEVAATSQHEINFRGGSLTYVSDSVQTVKHVIRVLSFMKGCVATFMPKPIHGDNGSGMHVHVSLWRGGENVFYDQNDGYAGLSQEARYFIGGLLEHGRSLSALVNPTTNSYKRLVPGYEAPTYLAWSRGNRSAAVRIPTYSRSDKALRIEYRPPDPSANPYLATTAIVLAGLDGIRKKIDPGDPIDENLYEVTARRSTHNIKTLPRTLDEALDALESDNGWLKPIFPDELLGSYVELKRTESKTVNSYPTPVEFYNYLDI, encoded by the coding sequence ATGGGTTTCAGTGGTTTAGAGGGACTCAAGTGGGTTGAGCTTCACTTCACAGACCTAGCCGGCTCCCTAAGACACATTATTGTGTCCGCTAAATCCCTGAGTGAGGTTCCGATAAACGAGGCGTTCAGCAAGCTTGACGGGAGTAGTGTTAGGGGTTTTACAGGAATTGAGGAGAGCGACCTAATTCTTAGGCCTGACATTAAGACACTCACTAAACTTCCATGGGGCGAAGGTCTTGGGAGAGCTATTTGCGGTGTTTATTGCGGTGAGGCTAGGTTCCCTAAAGATCCTAGATACGTTGCTGAAAGGCTAGATAGGGAGTTTGAAGCGCTCAACATTAAGCCATTCGTCTCGGTAGAGCTGGAGTTCTTTATATTTGACAAGGTCGCGGTGGAAGTCAATCCATGGAGGCAGACCTACGAGATACATAGCAGTGAAGCACCTTGGGCGAACTCGCCATTCATGAACAGGCCTAAGGACGGGTACTACAGCACCTACCCAAAAGACAGGTTCGCAGCTCTTAAGACAGAGTTAGGTGAGGTTCTACTCAATAACTTCGGCATCGAGGTTGAGGCAATACACCACGAGGTCGCTGCGACCTCACAACATGAGATAAACTTCAGGGGCGGCTCACTCACGTATGTCTCGGACTCCGTGCAGACGGTTAAGCACGTTATCAGAGTCCTCTCGTTCATGAAGGGTTGCGTAGCCACGTTCATGCCTAAGCCCATACACGGGGATAACGGGAGCGGCATGCACGTGCACGTGAGCCTCTGGAGGGGCGGTGAGAACGTATTCTACGATCAGAACGATGGATACGCGGGCTTAAGTCAGGAGGCCAGGTACTTCATAGGAGGTCTCTTAGAGCACGGTAGGTCGCTCTCAGCCTTAGTCAACCCCACAACGAACAGCTATAAAAGACTGGTTCCAGGGTATGAAGCACCTACGTACCTGGCCTGGAGCAGGGGTAACAGGAGCGCGGCCGTGAGGATTCCCACCTACTCAAGAAGCGATAAGGCCCTCAGGATCGAGTACAGACCTCCCGACCCAAGCGCGAACCCGTACCTAGCGACAACGGCTATAGTCCTTGCCGGCCTAGATGGCATAAGGAAGAAGATAGATCCGGGGGACCCAATCGATGAGAACTTATACGAAGTAACTGCTAGGAGATCAACCCATAACATCAAGACATTGCCTAGGACTCTGGACGAAGCCCTCGACGCTCTCGAATCGGATAACGGATGGCTGAAGCCAATCTTCCCGGACGAGCTTCTGGGAAGCTACGTGGAACTCAAGAGGACGGAGTCGAAAACCGTTAACTCATACCCCACTCCAGTCGAGTTCTACAACTACCTAGACATATGA
- a CDS encoding glycosyltransferase family 2 protein yields MCYKGSSTSYDDLTVIIPTLKEADGLRYVLDEVLAVGVPRENVLVVDGGSDDGTPEVAREKGVRVIFQEGSGKADAIRTGVKIIKTPYVLIMDGDYTYPATHIPELLNRAREGYELVLGSRKILERGSMNPVFKFGNWFITKFVNILYGTKFSDVLTGMYLVKTDVLKEIFYEMRGFSVEAEIFSHVASTSGKIIEVPIKYRVRKGTKKLGIVHGFKITWDVVRLTWRYNPSYLLFLFGSMLLIPGLTLGAYVAYHYFFVGVNYFLKGLVAILMTLAGFQSFLMAIMSLYTKRAEIRYLRKVNELKEFLEKVGKTGVDDK; encoded by the coding sequence ATATGTTATAAGGGGAGTTCCACGTCATACGATGACCTGACGGTCATCATACCCACTCTTAAGGAGGCAGACGGACTGAGGTACGTGTTGGACGAGGTTCTTGCCGTTGGAGTTCCTAGAGAGAACGTCCTAGTAGTCGACGGAGGCAGCGACGACGGGACTCCGGAGGTAGCCAGGGAGAAGGGTGTTAGAGTGATCTTTCAAGAGGGTTCAGGCAAGGCCGACGCTATCAGGACCGGCGTTAAAATTATTAAGACACCGTACGTCCTGATCATGGACGGCGACTACACCTACCCGGCAACGCACATACCTGAACTCTTAAACAGGGCTAGGGAGGGCTACGAACTCGTCCTTGGTTCTAGGAAGATCCTTGAGAGGGGATCGATGAATCCCGTATTCAAGTTCGGGAATTGGTTCATCACTAAGTTCGTAAACATACTCTACGGCACTAAGTTCTCAGATGTCCTGACGGGAATGTACTTGGTTAAGACGGACGTGCTGAAGGAGATCTTCTATGAGATGAGGGGCTTCAGCGTGGAGGCCGAGATATTCTCCCACGTAGCCAGCACTTCAGGGAAGATAATTGAAGTCCCAATAAAGTACAGAGTCCGGAAGGGAACTAAGAAATTGGGCATCGTGCATGGGTTCAAGATAACCTGGGACGTGGTCAGGCTCACGTGGAGGTATAACCCGAGCTACCTGTTATTCCTCTTCGGGTCAATGCTTCTAATACCTGGGCTGACGCTGGGCGCTTATGTGGCTTACCATTACTTCTTCGTGGGAGTGAATTACTTCCTCAAAGGGCTTGTCGCGATACTGATGACTTTAGCAGGTTTTCAGTCATTCTTAATGGCTATAATGTCCTTATATACGAAAAGAGCTGAGATCCGATATCTACGCAAGGTGAATGAATTGAAGGAGTTCCTGGAGAAGGTAGGAAAAACTGGGGTTGACGATAAGTGA
- a CDS encoding DUF1616 domain-containing protein has product MNVVSDEVFAVILALVVVGSVISTAAILRPEVTEAFTALGLLNRECRIGDYPEYVIIGSSVDLCMYVFNYMGYPVLAQIRYKVGSVKDLPTNTTPSVLETLENFTVVVAHNNEKLVKASLPVMVNGLPVGKNVTLIFELWLYDTNRGEWTYSGRWAHLHVKVVEVPVP; this is encoded by the coding sequence GTGAACGTGGTAAGCGATGAGGTCTTCGCAGTAATTCTTGCACTGGTTGTGGTGGGCTCCGTCATCTCGACAGCCGCTATACTGAGGCCTGAGGTGACTGAAGCCTTCACAGCCCTAGGTCTTCTGAATAGAGAGTGTAGGATAGGGGATTATCCAGAGTACGTGATTATCGGCAGTAGCGTTGATTTATGCATGTACGTCTTCAACTACATGGGTTATCCAGTACTGGCCCAGATTAGGTATAAAGTGGGGAGTGTCAAGGATTTACCCACCAACACCACGCCAAGCGTTCTTGAAACTCTTGAGAACTTCACAGTAGTCGTCGCCCACAATAATGAGAAGCTCGTCAAAGCGAGCCTGCCCGTAATGGTTAATGGGTTACCGGTAGGTAAGAACGTAACCCTTATTTTCGAGCTATGGCTCTACGACACGAATAGGGGTGAGTGGACGTACAGTGGTAGGTGGGCTCACCTACACGTTAAGGTTGTGGAGGTTCCTGTACCATGA
- a CDS encoding CDP-alcohol phosphatidyltransferase family protein, which yields MLGRIRVLVTPALLRLGLMLWRLGVTPNIITLAGLLLSLVAPCFALLGEGSAVLALLVASLVCDMLDGAVAKASGSSSPRGALLDSVSDRVEELMFALSIGLLGIDWVLLTLFLGTSFLISYLRAIAIQHGVNLEGVGLMERGERGLLTVISLTLLIISQQVYAKASMSVGVLLNVITVLERLRSLSNCLKSSPHHRGKDVRI from the coding sequence GTGCTTGGTAGAATTAGGGTTTTAGTGACCCCTGCCCTACTGCGCCTGGGTTTAATGCTGTGGAGATTAGGAGTAACTCCGAACATTATTACGCTCGCAGGCCTGTTACTGAGTCTCGTGGCCCCGTGCTTTGCTTTACTCGGTGAGGGTTCAGCTGTATTAGCACTCCTGGTAGCGAGTTTGGTCTGCGATATGCTTGACGGCGCCGTGGCTAAGGCTTCAGGCAGTTCCTCGCCCAGGGGCGCCCTCCTAGATTCCGTGAGTGATAGGGTTGAGGAATTGATGTTCGCACTCTCGATAGGTCTTCTAGGCATTGACTGGGTTCTACTCACACTCTTTCTCGGAACCTCCTTCCTGATAAGCTATCTAAGAGCTATAGCCATACAACATGGCGTCAACCTTGAGGGCGTCGGCCTCATGGAGAGGGGGGAGAGGGGACTACTGACGGTCATCTCACTGACTTTACTGATTATTTCGCAACAGGTCTACGCTAAAGCGTCGATGTCTGTTGGGGTATTACTGAACGTGATCACGGTGCTGGAGCGGTTGAGGAGTTTAAGTAACTGTCTTAAGTCAAGCCCGCACCATAGAGGGAAGGACGTCCGTATATGA
- a CDS encoding phosphoadenosine phosphosulfate reductase family protein, with product MRRWGLRLKLYWCRNCNIPLREPTCGKCGGSGDELRVGEPGDMRPGFSGDLRMVAEGITNEFGDSTLVRLLGLDSGLFFLNKVPHVDDMREVIVGGVVVGRLHFDPGLMCWRWRLSKYSAGLAVEEGLVRSFVVEKPKPLEPLGEGGREGEQAVVTDGSGTPKALAIVKKGRFRVQTFFRGGPEEPVRVRAVMEDVIKGNDLWVRSRISKGVKSVAVMVAKTGLPVVVSYSGGKDSLVTLHLTLEAGVEPVMLFNDTGLELPETIHNVEEVSRAYGLRSLVADADGKFWDAANVFGPPGKDYRWCCKVIKLVPIARVYRTNFPGGVLSVVGQRAFESVDRSLSGNVWRNRWLPSVLSMTPIQEWDQIALWSYIHAKRLPVNPLYFEGFERLGCYLCPAANVAEYHELQRKYPDMWGRWDCFLRRWFSERAMPEEYVTKHLWRWHDPGAQGRKRVERWAGLSNRSWVSEYVLRSGFEATLTGGSQTAEAVSVKVTPSLPLEAYLSQWRVLGYRHEHAGEYVRIKSFAGVTEISVDGVLSASSSEAFEEVLTAIKVGVRWLKCVSCFSCVNWCPRGAVDVVDGRPEVDPLRCTGCRICVSVCPVAEVFVEKNIVTQLIGRSRGRGRKGTLTQALSLLLSRGSGGRWSGRRVQQEPEPSLNGLRDFLSRL from the coding sequence GTGAGACGCTGGGGTCTCAGGCTTAAACTGTATTGGTGTAGGAACTGCAACATTCCGTTGAGGGAGCCTACGTGCGGTAAGTGCGGTGGTTCAGGCGATGAGCTGCGTGTCGGGGAGCCCGGCGACATGCGCCCTGGATTCTCCGGTGACTTGAGGATGGTTGCGGAGGGGATTACCAACGAGTTTGGCGACTCCACGTTGGTCAGGTTGTTGGGTCTTGACTCAGGCCTCTTCTTCTTGAATAAGGTCCCGCACGTTGATGACATGCGTGAGGTCATCGTCGGCGGCGTGGTTGTCGGAAGACTTCATTTCGATCCCGGGTTGATGTGCTGGAGGTGGAGGTTGAGTAAGTATAGTGCGGGCCTGGCTGTCGAGGAGGGGCTGGTCAGGAGTTTTGTAGTCGAGAAGCCCAAACCCCTAGAACCTCTGGGTGAGGGAGGTAGGGAAGGCGAGCAGGCGGTGGTGACGGATGGGTCAGGAACCCCCAAGGCTCTAGCCATAGTTAAGAAGGGTAGGTTTAGAGTGCAGACATTCTTCAGGGGAGGTCCCGAGGAACCTGTTAGGGTTAGGGCGGTCATGGAGGACGTGATTAAGGGGAACGACCTGTGGGTGAGATCCCGAATATCTAAGGGGGTTAAGAGCGTCGCCGTCATGGTCGCTAAGACAGGACTTCCGGTGGTTGTCTCCTACTCAGGGGGTAAGGACTCCCTGGTGACGCTCCACCTGACGCTCGAGGCCGGCGTCGAGCCGGTGATGCTCTTCAACGACACCGGCCTGGAGCTCCCTGAGACTATCCACAACGTTGAGGAGGTCAGCAGGGCCTACGGTCTGAGGTCCCTTGTTGCCGACGCTGATGGAAAGTTTTGGGATGCTGCCAACGTCTTCGGACCCCCGGGCAAGGACTATAGGTGGTGCTGTAAAGTCATTAAGTTAGTACCTATAGCTAGGGTATATCGGACCAACTTCCCAGGCGGCGTCTTATCAGTAGTGGGTCAGAGGGCCTTCGAGTCGGTCGACAGGTCCCTCTCAGGCAACGTCTGGAGGAACAGGTGGTTGCCGAGCGTGCTCTCGATGACCCCTATTCAGGAGTGGGATCAGATAGCCTTGTGGTCGTACATACACGCTAAGAGACTGCCTGTAAATCCCCTATACTTCGAGGGGTTTGAGAGGCTTGGTTGCTACCTCTGCCCCGCAGCTAATGTGGCTGAGTACCATGAGTTGCAGAGGAAGTACCCCGATATGTGGGGTAGGTGGGATTGCTTCCTGAGACGATGGTTCTCAGAGCGTGCGATGCCCGAGGAGTACGTGACGAAGCACCTGTGGAGGTGGCATGACCCCGGGGCTCAGGGGAGGAAGAGGGTGGAGCGTTGGGCGGGTTTGAGCAACCGTTCGTGGGTTTCGGAATATGTGCTTAGATCCGGGTTCGAGGCTACACTCACTGGGGGTTCCCAGACGGCCGAGGCCGTCTCCGTTAAGGTGACGCCTTCATTACCCCTCGAGGCCTACCTAAGTCAGTGGAGGGTCCTTGGATATAGGCATGAACACGCGGGGGAGTATGTTAGAATTAAGTCGTTCGCAGGGGTTACGGAGATCAGTGTTGATGGGGTCTTAAGCGCCTCCTCAAGCGAGGCCTTCGAGGAGGTGCTCACAGCCATTAAGGTGGGTGTTAGGTGGCTTAAGTGCGTGAGTTGCTTTAGCTGTGTTAACTGGTGTCCCCGAGGCGCTGTTGACGTCGTCGATGGGAGGCCAGAGGTCGACCCACTTAGGTGCACGGGTTGCAGAATATGCGTGAGTGTTTGCCCGGTAGCCGAGGTTTTCGTTGAGAAGAACATAGTGACCCAGCTAATCGGCAGGTCAAGGGGCAGAGGCAGGAAGGGTACATTAACTCAGGCGCTCTCACTTCTCCTATCAAGGGGATCTGGGGGGCGTTGGTCAGGCAGACGCGTACAGCAAGAGCCGGAGCCCTCTCTAAACGGGTTGAGAGATTTTTTGAGCCGTCTCTAA
- a CDS encoding DUF120 domain-containing protein has translation MELEGRVVKGFGVGARYVAMPPYNIILTELIEDEPFPGTLNIEIGKTYEELIRECTPSSIRSVVVNGVERGGFYYWFGKLPELPDEWVLIVRPHLSRHNPDVVEVISNNNLREKLNLNDGARVHLKIYCGNL, from the coding sequence GTGGAGCTCGAAGGTAGGGTAGTGAAGGGCTTTGGCGTCGGAGCTAGGTACGTGGCGATGCCGCCCTACAACATAATACTCACTGAGTTGATTGAGGACGAGCCGTTCCCCGGAACACTGAATATAGAGATCGGCAAGACGTATGAGGAGTTAATCAGAGAGTGCACACCATCTTCTATAAGGAGTGTCGTAGTTAACGGGGTTGAGAGGGGAGGGTTTTACTACTGGTTCGGCAAGCTCCCTGAGCTTCCGGATGAGTGGGTCCTCATAGTTAGACCGCATCTAAGTAGACACAACCCAGACGTAGTGGAGGTGATCTCCAACAATAACCTTAGAGAGAAACTGAACCTGAATGACGGGGCGCGGGTGCATCTCAAAATATACTGCGGTAATTTATAG
- a CDS encoding GTPase encodes MSAALRGVKVWGYDEVREELMMVYSEPVTLARSVRKKAVMRYLARLDRMYEVLDGRVFNVLSKLPNPRGLNPFYAEVLAISGITDYATLYSRLRGFRKVVRKLWKQYRLRVKLALTGREARDDLREFVGRSLSIMRRLDKDLRRLESAVSEIRKLPCIDFTSLKVVVAGMPQVGKSTLVGRISTSKPEVSPFPFTTKNIVSGHVVFDHLKMQVFDTPGMLDRPISELNEIERRALVAIKFLADVIIYMVDPRSSSYYPVEQQLDLLQSIKTMFAGRELVVAVNKIDEVDEARLNDVCRRVSEISGGEPYRISALKGLGVDVLLDYLRNRARDFRSRSV; translated from the coding sequence TTGAGCGCAGCCCTCAGAGGGGTTAAGGTCTGGGGATACGATGAGGTTAGGGAGGAGTTAATGATGGTTTACTCGGAGCCCGTCACGCTGGCTAGGAGTGTGAGGAAGAAGGCAGTCATGAGGTACTTAGCGAGACTCGACAGGATGTATGAAGTCCTTGATGGGAGGGTTTTCAACGTCTTGAGCAAACTCCCGAATCCGAGGGGTTTAAACCCATTCTACGCGGAGGTCCTCGCCATTTCGGGGATAACGGACTACGCCACCCTCTACTCAAGACTACGCGGCTTCAGGAAGGTCGTTAGGAAGCTGTGGAAGCAGTACAGACTTCGGGTTAAGCTGGCTTTAACAGGCAGGGAGGCGAGGGACGACCTGAGGGAGTTTGTCGGCAGATCCCTCTCCATTATGAGGAGGCTGGACAAGGACTTGAGGAGGCTTGAGTCCGCCGTAAGTGAGATTAGGAAGCTACCCTGCATAGACTTCACCTCACTTAAGGTCGTGGTTGCCGGAATGCCTCAGGTCGGTAAGTCAACGCTCGTCGGCAGGATATCAACCTCCAAACCGGAGGTCTCCCCATTCCCTTTCACGACTAAAAACATAGTCTCCGGGCACGTCGTGTTTGATCACCTAAAGATGCAGGTATTCGACACTCCAGGAATGCTTGACAGGCCTATATCAGAGTTGAATGAGATAGAGAGAAGAGCTCTCGTCGCCATCAAGTTCCTCGCTGACGTGATTATCTATATGGTGGATCCGAGGTCCTCTAGCTACTACCCCGTGGAGCAGCAGCTCGACCTCTTGCAGTCTATAAAGACCATGTTCGCCGGGAGGGAGTTGGTGGTGGCTGTGAACAAGATCGACGAGGTGGATGAAGCGAGGTTGAACGATGTTTGCAGGAGGGTTAGTGAGATTAGCGGTGGTGAGCCCTACAGGATAAGCGCTCTTAAAGGGTTGGGTGTGGACGTTCTGCTGGATTACCTGAGGAATCGGGCGAGGGACTTCCGGTCTCGCAGTGTATGA
- a CDS encoding Ldh family oxidoreductase, translating into MRSMSDAEGRFELYEREPPTPPEEYVRVGSDILKEFTERLFVASGLPREDSKIVADVLVTADLMGISSHGVQRVGRYVSGLMKCCVNPRPNIRLLRDSGAVALVDADRGLGHPVGVKAMEIAVEKARTFGVSLVLVQNSQHYGIAGYYALKAVEKGLIGVSMTNSEKLVAYVNTTSRVLGTNPIAVGIPRPRPPPILFDAATAVVPVGKIEIYAKLGKAVREGWVLGRDGSLLSGDATRVLSEIKGGRASILPLGGLGEEFGGHKGSGLAFIVDIIAGVLSGAAWGIHVGYTVGDRPANVGHAFAAINIESFMSMQEFYSRLEKYVEEIKSLPKHPSADRIWLPGEKAWRTVQTRLKIGVPIHKNVCRELNQIASEVGVSDRLDCD; encoded by the coding sequence ATGCGTTCCATGTCTGATGCTGAAGGAAGGTTCGAGCTTTATGAACGTGAACCGCCCACACCTCCTGAGGAGTATGTGAGGGTGGGGAGTGACATTCTTAAGGAATTCACTGAGAGACTCTTTGTTGCTTCCGGACTCCCTAGAGAGGACTCCAAGATCGTCGCTGATGTGCTGGTGACGGCCGATCTTATGGGCATCTCAAGCCATGGCGTTCAGAGGGTTGGGAGATATGTCAGCGGGTTGATGAAGTGTTGCGTTAACCCTAGGCCCAACATCAGGTTGCTTAGAGACAGCGGCGCTGTGGCCCTGGTGGACGCTGACAGAGGGTTAGGGCATCCCGTCGGCGTTAAGGCCATGGAGATAGCTGTTGAGAAGGCCAGGACTTTCGGCGTATCTCTAGTCTTAGTTCAGAACAGCCAGCATTACGGGATCGCCGGCTATTACGCCCTCAAGGCTGTGGAGAAGGGGTTGATAGGTGTCTCGATGACGAATTCTGAGAAGCTGGTTGCGTACGTCAACACGACCAGCAGGGTGTTAGGCACTAACCCAATAGCCGTGGGCATTCCTAGACCTAGGCCGCCCCCCATACTCTTTGACGCCGCAACAGCTGTAGTGCCTGTCGGCAAGATAGAGATCTACGCCAAGCTAGGTAAGGCTGTTCGTGAGGGGTGGGTTCTAGGCAGGGACGGGTCCCTGCTCAGCGGTGACGCTACCAGAGTCCTGAGCGAAATTAAGGGCGGTAGGGCCTCCATCCTGCCGTTAGGGGGTTTAGGGGAGGAGTTCGGAGGTCATAAGGGGTCGGGGTTAGCGTTCATAGTGGACATAATCGCCGGAGTGCTTTCAGGGGCTGCTTGGGGCATTCACGTCGGCTATACTGTGGGGGATAGACCCGCTAACGTGGGGCACGCTTTCGCGGCAATAAACATCGAATCTTTTATGTCGATGCAGGAGTTCTACTCCAGGCTGGAGAAATATGTTGAGGAGATAAAATCGCTTCCAAAGCACCCCAGTGCTGACAGAATATGGTTGCCGGGGGAGAAGGCCTGGCGCACGGTGCAGACTAGGCTCAAGATAGGTGTACCGATACATAAGAACGTGTGCAGGGAACTGAATCAAATAGCGTCGGAAGTGGGCGTGAGCGACAGGCTGGACTGTGACTAA
- a CDS encoding endonuclease V — MTFFKQLRAQRLQSKLSELVNTTYEPSSVSKVVGLDLSYVGNVGFAVATLHSYPDLDLLKYSVASDEVHIPYIPGLLAFREAPLMFAAYELLNADPDLILVNGHGITHPRSFGVASHVGVILEKPTVGVARRILAGKEVVVGEARYLEHGGVLGGYVMTRGNTKIYLSIGHKVNIEFVVKTSPTLFKNHELPEPIYTADRISKLVRSGVVRGARR; from the coding sequence ATGACGTTTTTCAAGCAGCTCAGGGCTCAGAGGCTTCAGAGCAAACTATCAGAGCTTGTCAACACCACATACGAACCCTCAAGCGTGAGTAAGGTAGTGGGTCTGGACCTGTCGTATGTCGGCAATGTAGGGTTCGCTGTAGCCACGCTCCACAGCTACCCTGATTTAGACCTCCTCAAGTACTCGGTAGCGTCGGATGAGGTTCACATACCATACATACCTGGGTTGCTGGCGTTCAGGGAGGCGCCCCTCATGTTCGCTGCGTACGAATTGCTGAACGCGGACCCGGACCTAATACTGGTTAACGGACACGGAATAACACACCCGAGGTCCTTCGGTGTGGCATCACACGTAGGTGTGATTCTGGAGAAGCCCACCGTAGGCGTTGCCAGAAGGATACTGGCTGGGAAGGAGGTTGTAGTCGGTGAGGCTAGGTACTTAGAGCACGGCGGGGTTTTAGGGGGGTATGTGATGACTCGGGGGAACACGAAAATCTACTTGAGTATAGGGCACAAGGTGAACATAGAGTTCGTCGTCAAAACCTCCCCCACACTATTTAAAAACCACGAACTACCGGAACCAATATATACCGCTGACAGAATTTCTAAGCTGGTGAGGTCGGGAGTTGTACGTGGAGCTCGAAGGTAG